In Elusimicrobiota bacterium, one DNA window encodes the following:
- a CDS encoding HPr family phosphocarrier protein, whose product MEQTFTVLNKMGLHARPAAMLVRILQKFESQVRLRKDDQEVDAKSIMGILTLTAEFGSKLTVVADGTDEHQVIESLTDFFNTQVHEE is encoded by the coding sequence ATCGAACAAACCTTTACCGTCTTAAACAAAATGGGACTGCACGCCCGCCCCGCGGCGATGCTGGTCCGCATCCTCCAGAAATTTGAAAGCCAGGTCCGCCTCCGAAAAGACGATCAGGAGGTCGACGCCAAAAGCATCATGGGCATCCTGACCCTCACGGCGGAATTCGGTTCGAAACTCACGGTCGTGGCGGACGGGACCGACGAACACCAGGTGATCGAAAGCCTGACCGACTTTTTCAACACCCAGGTGCACGAGGAATGA
- a CDS encoding PTS system mannose/fructose/sorbose family transporter subunit IID yields MTLDRSVLTRVFFRSLWLQGLWTVQRGQNLGCLYSLWPVVDRLYERSEDRAEVARTHAGFFSTHPYTAGVVLGVVAGLETDRARGNGPSSESIAAARSAMSGPLAALGEAFFWSLWRPLSFLAALALALVHPGRPVRIALLFLIVYNVLHLGARWQGLRWGYRWRTAVVPRLEPLRLQRVLAAAAVAGAAGTVALAVAALATGRASLALAGAAVAAAALLRRGVSSTALFVGSAVVALGWTLLGAYL; encoded by the coding sequence GTGACGCTGGACCGTTCGGTGTTGACGCGGGTTTTCTTCCGGTCCCTGTGGCTTCAGGGGCTCTGGACCGTTCAGCGGGGGCAGAATTTGGGCTGCCTGTACAGTTTGTGGCCCGTCGTCGATCGGTTGTACGAACGATCGGAGGACCGGGCGGAAGTGGCCCGGACCCACGCGGGTTTTTTCAGCACCCACCCGTACACGGCGGGCGTGGTGCTCGGGGTCGTCGCCGGCTTGGAGACGGACCGGGCCCGGGGAAACGGTCCGTCGAGCGAGTCCATCGCCGCGGCCCGGTCGGCCATGTCCGGGCCTCTGGCGGCCCTGGGCGAAGCGTTTTTTTGGTCCCTGTGGCGGCCCTTGAGTTTCCTGGCCGCCTTGGCCCTCGCCCTGGTTCATCCGGGGCGTCCGGTCCGGATCGCGCTCCTTTTTTTGATCGTTTACAACGTTTTGCATTTGGGCGCCCGGTGGCAGGGATTGCGCTGGGGATACCGTTGGCGGACCGCGGTGGTGCCGCGTTTGGAGCCTCTGCGGCTCCAGCGGGTGTTGGCCGCCGCCGCGGTGGCCGGAGCGGCGGGAACGGTCGCTTTGGCGGTCGCCGCGCTGGCCACGGGCCGGGCGTCCCTCGCGCTGGCGGGGGCCGCGGTCGCGGCCGCGGCCTTGTTGCGTCGCGGCGTGTCGTCGACCGCGTTGTTCGTCGGATCGGCCGTCGTCGCCTTGGGTTGGACCCTTTTAGGAGCGTACCTGTGA
- a CDS encoding PTS sugar transporter subunit IIC: protein MIPLNPVGVGLLYAVLSLDHFSFGPLLLSRPLIVGTAGGWLLNHPMTGFEVGAVGEALWALVPPTGPRQWDVGLMAALSMAWLGGDGAGTAAVDARWALALAGLIAFPLGLLGRRVDAWARKQTRPFAARALEGLARGSDGPLRASLVLTALLWIFKSWVVFLVFESFGGALWDWGAARLPGVLRLALDRTWTLWMAVGAGSLLWQFLGRWPARAPRPGIAA, encoded by the coding sequence TTGATCCCCCTCAACCCCGTCGGCGTCGGGCTGCTCTACGCCGTTTTGTCGCTCGATCATTTTTCCTTCGGTCCCCTCCTCCTGTCGCGTCCCTTGATCGTGGGCACCGCCGGCGGTTGGCTGTTGAATCATCCGATGACGGGATTCGAGGTCGGCGCCGTGGGCGAAGCCCTGTGGGCGTTGGTGCCGCCGACGGGCCCCCGCCAATGGGACGTGGGGTTGATGGCGGCTCTGTCGATGGCGTGGCTGGGCGGCGACGGTGCCGGAACGGCCGCCGTGGACGCCCGCTGGGCCCTGGCCCTGGCCGGCCTGATCGCCTTTCCCCTGGGCCTCCTGGGCCGGCGCGTGGACGCCTGGGCCCGAAAACAAACGCGGCCCTTCGCCGCGCGCGCGTTGGAGGGCCTCGCGCGGGGATCCGACGGCCCGCTTCGAGCCTCCCTGGTGCTGACCGCCCTTCTTTGGATTTTTAAAAGTTGGGTCGTGTTTTTGGTTTTTGAATCCTTCGGCGGCGCTCTTTGGGATTGGGGCGCCGCGCGCCTGCCCGGCGTGTTGCGCCTGGCGTTGGACCGGACCTGGACGCTTTGGATGGCGGTGGGCGCGGGGTCGCTTTTGTGGCAGTTCCTGGGACGCTGGCCCGCGCGCGCCCCGAGGCCGGGAATCGCGGCGTGA
- a CDS encoding PTS sugar transporter subunit IIB, translated as MTLALVRVDDRLVHGQVIEGWLPVIQAERLVVASDAASADPWQADFIRLAIPDGVRLDVVPVAAAAALLRDAAREKPRVLVLTAGVGDLRRLVEAGAPVDTVNLGGVHDGPGRTSVAPHLFLTEGDKDDLRALEARGVRIESRALPTDASVDWKDLDAGRVAGR; from the coding sequence GTGACCTTGGCCTTGGTCCGGGTCGACGACCGTCTGGTGCACGGCCAGGTCATCGAAGGGTGGTTGCCGGTCATTCAAGCCGAACGCCTCGTGGTGGCTTCCGACGCCGCGTCGGCGGATCCCTGGCAGGCGGATTTTATCCGGTTGGCGATTCCCGACGGGGTCCGGTTGGACGTGGTGCCCGTGGCCGCGGCCGCGGCCCTTCTTCGCGACGCCGCCCGGGAAAAACCCCGGGTCCTGGTCTTGACCGCCGGCGTGGGGGATTTGCGCCGCCTCGTCGAGGCGGGGGCGCCCGTCGACACCGTCAATTTGGGCGGGGTGCACGACGGCCCCGGGCGGACGTCCGTGGCGCCGCACCTCTTTTTGACGGAAGGCGACAAAGACGACCTTCGCGCCTTGGAGGCCCGGGGCGTTCGAATCGAATCCCGCGCGTTGCCGACGGACGCGTCGGTCGATTGGAAGGACCTGGACGCCGGCCGCGTGGCGGGCCGTTGA
- a CDS encoding PTS mannose transporter subunit IIAB, whose protein sequence is MMGVLVVTHGGLGRELLTCAESVIGRQSAVSVLGLDNAQSPDEFEKKIRAALDALSNPAGVLVLADMLGGTPCNVCLRLARNPGYVFDLVTGVNLPMLITSLANRHLMPLGQLSQKLIEDASRSAQRPLQKLREHLEGGPR, encoded by the coding sequence ATGATGGGAGTCTTGGTCGTCACGCACGGGGGGTTGGGTCGGGAGCTGCTCACCTGCGCCGAAAGCGTCATCGGCCGTCAATCGGCCGTGTCGGTCTTGGGGTTGGACAACGCCCAGTCCCCGGACGAATTTGAGAAGAAAATCCGCGCCGCGCTGGACGCGCTGTCCAATCCGGCCGGGGTGCTGGTCTTGGCGGACATGCTGGGCGGTACCCCCTGCAACGTCTGCCTCCGTCTGGCGCGGAACCCCGGGTACGTGTTCGATCTCGTCACCGGCGTCAATTTGCCCATGCTGATCACCTCGCTCGCGAACCGCCACCTCATGCCGTTGGGCCAGCTGTCCCAGAAATTGATCGAAGACGCCTCCCGGAGCGCCCAGCGCCCCCTGCAGAAATTGCGCGAGCATTTGGAAGGCGGCCCCCGGTGA
- the rapZ gene encoding RNase adapter RapZ has translation MDCVVVTGLSGAGKTSALRALEDMGYFCVDNLPLPLLPSLLRLYRTWGHRLTRIAVGVDVRTGLPARVFRRSLADLRKEGIEPRVVFMDADNTTLFRRFSETRRRHPLGGTVSNGIRRERRILHDVMAEADKIIDSSHLTPGEVKEMVLKTLNIRHPRGMAVVVTSFGYKHGVPLDADVVWDVRFLPNPNYVPRLRSLTGENPAVSKFVLENPMTKKFLGLLDPLQEFLLDRFAQEGKSYVTLAVGCTGGRHRSVAIAESLAARIRGQGRFEVRVHHRDAGK, from the coding sequence ATGGATTGCGTGGTCGTCACCGGTTTGTCGGGCGCGGGCAAAACCTCCGCCCTGCGCGCGCTGGAAGACATGGGTTACTTCTGCGTCGACAACCTTCCCTTGCCGCTCCTGCCCTCCCTGCTTCGCCTTTACCGCACCTGGGGCCATCGCCTGACGCGCATCGCCGTGGGGGTCGACGTTCGGACGGGCCTGCCGGCGCGGGTGTTTCGGCGGTCCCTGGCGGACCTTCGAAAGGAAGGCATCGAACCCCGCGTGGTTTTCATGGACGCGGACAACACCACGCTCTTCCGGCGTTTTTCGGAAACGCGCCGCCGGCACCCTCTGGGCGGCACCGTGTCCAACGGGATCCGCCGGGAGCGCCGGATCCTCCACGACGTGATGGCCGAGGCCGACAAGATCATCGACTCCTCCCATTTGACGCCGGGGGAAGTCAAAGAGATGGTGCTCAAGACCCTCAACATCCGCCACCCCCGGGGCATGGCGGTGGTCGTGACCTCCTTCGGTTACAAGCACGGCGTTCCCCTGGACGCGGACGTCGTGTGGGACGTCCGATTTTTGCCGAATCCCAATTACGTGCCGCGCCTCCGCTCGCTCACGGGGGAAAACCCGGCCGTGTCAAAATTCGTTTTGGAAAATCCGATGACCAAAAAATTCCTCGGGCTGCTGGACCCGCTGCAGGAATTTCTCCTGGACCGCTTCGCCCAGGAGGGGAAGAGTTACGTGACCTTGGCCGTGGGCTGCACCGGGGGCCGCCACCGCAGCGTGGCCATCGCCGAAAGCTTGGCGGCCCGGATCCGCGGCCAGGGACGCTTCGAAGTGCGCGTCCATCATCGGGACGCGGGGAAATAA
- the hprK gene encoding HPr(Ser) kinase/phosphatase codes for MTTGDSAAAAKSAPLHIEEFWKNQADALRLSLLAGQAGFRRVVRVADINRPGLTLAGFFEYYRGERIQVFGMGESAFLSTLSSAQRMEIFDRILSVPELPCLIITHGREPVPEMVEQCDRYGVPLFQSQWETARFIGETTAYLEERLAPCTSVHGTLVNVYGMGVLILGHSGIGKSECALELLKRSHMLVADDRVEIRHKPGGILVGSGHQLVQHHMEVRGLGIIDVWKIFGVGAVLQRSLIELVVYLEMWDQKKEYDRMGLEEKNTTLLGVHVPEIRVPVHPGRNLGSLIEVAALNQRLKQQGIHSARELNERLIQRMSGHSGRA; via the coding sequence GTGACGACCGGCGACTCCGCGGCCGCGGCCAAATCCGCGCCGCTTCACATCGAAGAATTCTGGAAGAACCAAGCCGACGCCCTGCGCCTGTCCTTGTTGGCGGGGCAGGCGGGGTTCCGGCGCGTCGTCCGCGTGGCGGACATCAACCGCCCCGGCCTGACCTTGGCGGGTTTTTTTGAATATTACCGGGGCGAGCGGATTCAAGTGTTCGGCATGGGCGAATCGGCCTTCCTGTCCACCCTGTCCAGCGCCCAGCGGATGGAAATTTTCGACCGCATCCTGTCGGTCCCCGAACTGCCCTGCCTCATCATCACCCACGGACGCGAGCCCGTTCCCGAAATGGTGGAACAATGCGACCGCTACGGCGTCCCCCTCTTTCAATCCCAATGGGAAACGGCCCGTTTCATCGGCGAGACGACGGCGTATTTGGAGGAACGGTTGGCCCCCTGCACCTCGGTGCACGGGACCCTGGTGAACGTCTACGGCATGGGCGTGTTGATTTTGGGCCATTCCGGCATCGGCAAATCCGAGTGCGCCCTGGAACTCTTGAAACGCTCCCACATGCTGGTTGCCGACGATCGCGTCGAAATCCGGCACAAACCCGGCGGCATTTTGGTGGGGTCCGGCCACCAGCTGGTCCAGCACCACATGGAAGTTCGGGGGCTCGGGATCATCGACGTGTGGAAAATTTTCGGGGTGGGGGCGGTGCTTCAACGCTCCCTGATCGAGTTGGTCGTCTATTTGGAAATGTGGGACCAGAAAAAAGAATACGACCGCATGGGCCTCGAGGAGAAGAACACCACGCTTCTGGGCGTTCACGTTCCGGAGATTCGCGTGCCCGTGCACCCCGGCCGCAATCTGGGGTCGTTGATCGAAGTGGCCGCCCTCAATCAGCGCCTCAAGCAGCAGGGCATCCATTCCGCGCGGGAGTTGAACGAACGGTTGATTCAGCGCATGTCCGGCCACTCCGGCCGGGCCTGA
- a CDS encoding PTS sugar transporter subunit IIA, translated as MKLIDILSPHAISVDLTARTKKDALEEMCRLLAQAGKLPDPSAMVKTLMDREALGSTGIGQGVAIPHGKTAAVPEQAAALGISKRGIDFDALDGEPVHIVFLLTAPIDAAGNHLKALAKVSRLLKDKFFRQALRDAKAADEILKIIREEDEY; from the coding sequence ATGAAGCTGATCGACATTTTATCGCCCCACGCGATTTCGGTGGACCTCACCGCGCGCACCAAAAAAGACGCGCTCGAGGAAATGTGCCGCTTGTTGGCCCAGGCCGGCAAATTGCCGGACCCGTCCGCCATGGTCAAGACCCTGATGGACCGGGAAGCGCTCGGGTCCACGGGCATCGGCCAGGGCGTGGCCATCCCGCACGGCAAGACGGCCGCGGTGCCCGAACAGGCCGCCGCCCTGGGCATTTCCAAGCGCGGGATTGATTTCGACGCCTTGGACGGAGAACCGGTGCACATCGTGTTCCTCCTCACCGCCCCGATCGACGCCGCCGGCAACCACCTGAAGGCTCTGGCCAAGGTGTCGCGGCTTCTCAAAGACAAATTTTTCCGGCAGGCCCTTCGGGACGCGAAAGCCGCCGACGAAATCCTCAAAATCATCCGGGAAGAAGACGAGTACTGA
- the raiA gene encoding ribosome-associated translation inhibitor RaiA, producing the protein MQIHITARHIELTPALADYARKKLERVARHFEIVLRAQVILSVEKHRHSAEVVVHAQGHHDFRAREVAGDLYAAIDLAAEKLQKHLSREKDRRVRGRRGSKPGEERGADRFAAPVPPREPVLTRISRVTPKFLSVAGAAQELGDGEFDFLLFFDESETLKVIYRRKDGTYGLLEPNL; encoded by the coding sequence ATGCAGATTCACATCACGGCCCGGCACATTGAATTAACCCCCGCGCTGGCCGACTACGCGCGCAAGAAATTGGAACGGGTCGCCCGACATTTCGAGATCGTCCTCCGCGCCCAAGTCATTCTTTCCGTCGAAAAACATCGGCACAGCGCCGAAGTGGTTGTCCACGCCCAGGGGCACCACGATTTTCGCGCCCGGGAAGTGGCCGGCGATCTCTACGCGGCCATCGATTTGGCGGCGGAAAAACTCCAAAAACATTTGTCCCGCGAAAAAGACCGCCGCGTTCGCGGTCGGCGGGGTTCCAAGCCCGGCGAGGAGCGCGGCGCCGACCGGTTCGCCGCCCCCGTGCCGCCCCGGGAGCCCGTGCTCACGCGCATCAGCCGCGTGACGCCGAAATTTTTGTCGGTGGCCGGGGCCGCCCAGGAGTTGGGCGACGGCGAATTTGATTTCCTGCTTTTCTTTGACGAGAGCGAAACGCTCAAAGTGATTTATCGACGAAAAGACGGGACCTACGGCCTCTTGGAGCCGAATCTCTGA
- the lptB gene encoding LPS export ABC transporter ATP-binding protein encodes MALRAEDLRKSYGSRFVVDGVSVEVHPGEIVGLLGPNGAGKTTSFYMTVGLVRPDGGRILIDDRDVSALPMYRRARAGLGYLAQEPSIFRRLSVEDNLNAILEHTPLSPAQRTEKRDRLLADLGLTRLAKQMAHTLSGGEKRRTEIARALTTDPRYLLLDEPFVGIDPLAVNDIQQVLGELKTRGLGLLITDHNVQATLEIVDRAYIIYAGKILVHGKAQELLQSAEARRVYLGEKFHL; translated from the coding sequence GTGGCCCTGCGCGCTGAAGACCTTCGGAAAAGTTACGGCTCCCGTTTCGTCGTGGACGGCGTTTCCGTGGAGGTGCACCCCGGCGAAATCGTGGGCCTATTGGGGCCGAACGGCGCCGGCAAAACAACCAGCTTTTACATGACCGTCGGCCTCGTCCGGCCGGACGGCGGGCGCATCCTCATCGACGATCGGGACGTGTCGGCCTTGCCGATGTACCGCCGGGCCCGGGCGGGGCTCGGGTATTTGGCCCAGGAACCGTCCATTTTTCGACGGCTTTCCGTGGAAGACAACCTGAACGCCATCCTGGAGCACACGCCGCTTTCGCCGGCCCAACGGACCGAGAAGCGCGACCGGTTGTTGGCGGACCTCGGTTTGACCCGGCTGGCGAAGCAGATGGCCCACACGCTGTCCGGCGGTGAAAAACGTCGCACGGAAATCGCCCGGGCCCTCACCACCGATCCCCGCTATCTGCTGTTGGACGAACCCTTCGTCGGCATCGACCCGCTCGCCGTTAACGACATTCAGCAGGTGCTGGGCGAACTCAAAACGCGGGGCCTGGGCCTCCTGATCACCGATCACAACGTTCAGGCGACCCTCGAAATCGTCGACCGCGCCTACATTATCTACGCCGGAAAAATTTTGGTGCACGGAAAAGCCCAGGAACTTTTGCAATCCGCCGAAGCGCGCCGGGTTTATCTGGGGGAAAAGTTTCATCTTTGA
- the lptC gene encoding LPS export ABC transporter periplasmic protein LptC gives MTRGPAALAALTLIGAAACGGPAAPSGVVAPAMPDQVIRDFVMDTYQGAERSWSLRSPRADIYDDDHRVELAAPRLRFFEKNRPSSSVTAARGRLDTATRDLWAGGGVVLVSTEGARLESEWMRFDSVADRLVSTAPVVITRGRSRVRGVGWEATRDLSTIEIRRQRGEIAGEDAKRLRPR, from the coding sequence GTGACCCGGGGACCGGCCGCGCTCGCCGCCCTGACGTTGATCGGGGCCGCGGCTTGCGGCGGACCGGCGGCGCCCTCCGGCGTTGTCGCTCCGGCGATGCCGGACCAGGTCATTCGCGATTTCGTGATGGACACCTACCAGGGGGCGGAGCGGTCCTGGTCCCTGCGGTCTCCCCGGGCGGATATTTACGACGACGACCACCGGGTGGAATTGGCGGCCCCCCGCCTGCGCTTTTTTGAAAAAAACCGTCCCAGTTCGTCGGTGACCGCGGCCCGGGGACGGCTCGACACCGCCACCCGGGACCTGTGGGCCGGGGGCGGCGTGGTGCTGGTCTCCACGGAGGGCGCCCGGCTGGAAAGCGAATGGATGCGCTTCGACAGCGTGGCCGACCGGTTGGTCTCCACGGCGCCGGTCGTCATCACCCGGGGCCGGTCCCGGGTGCGCGGCGTCGGCTGGGAAGCGACCCGGGATTTGTCGACCATTGAAATCCGCCGCCAGCGGGGCGAGATCGCCGGCGAAGACGCCAAGCGTCTGCGTCCCCGATGA
- a CDS encoding HAD hydrolase family protein has protein sequence MGNKKIGGSLNQRLQRVRLFAMDVDGVLTDGGIIVLNSGEEVKVWNVKDRIAFFILKRLGARYPVAWITGRKSRQVADRAQEVGVAVLHQNCDHKGLALEETLAKLKLSAAESLFMGDDLVDLPALRRAGVAVCPADAHPEVKRACHWVTRAAGGRGALREVVDRVLTVQGRMAEVVAQFENPRRRPNP, from the coding sequence TTGGGGAATAAAAAAATCGGCGGCTCCCTGAATCAACGGCTCCAACGCGTCCGGCTTTTCGCCATGGACGTCGACGGCGTTTTGACCGACGGCGGCATCATCGTTTTGAACTCCGGCGAAGAAGTGAAGGTGTGGAACGTCAAAGACCGCATCGCTTTTTTTATTTTAAAGCGGTTGGGCGCGCGTTATCCCGTTGCGTGGATCACGGGGCGGAAATCCCGCCAGGTGGCGGACCGGGCCCAGGAAGTCGGCGTGGCCGTCCTCCACCAGAATTGCGATCACAAAGGGTTGGCGTTGGAGGAAACTCTGGCCAAGCTGAAATTGAGCGCCGCCGAATCCCTTTTTATGGGGGACGATTTGGTGGACCTGCCCGCCCTGCGGCGGGCCGGCGTGGCGGTGTGCCCCGCCGACGCCCACCCCGAGGTCAAGAGAGCCTGCCACTGGGTCACCCGGGCGGCCGGAGGCCGGGGCGCCCTGCGGGAAGTGGTGGACCGGGTGTTGACCGTCCAAGGGCGGATGGCCGAAGTCGTCGCCCAATTTGAAAATCCACGCCGTCGGCCCAACCCGTGA
- a CDS encoding KpsF/GutQ family sugar-phosphate isomerase translates to MNASGWRARARRTLAIESRAVAAQARHLDASFFKAAQRLKATKGRVVVMGIGKSGLIGRKLAATLASTGTPAYFVHPTESLHGDLGMIRPGDTVLALSHSGETEELNKILAFLRERGVFLIGLTGRPRSALGRAADLIINTAVPEEACPFNITPTASTTAMLALGDALALLVMEMRGFGREDFARLHPAGSLGKRLLLRVKDLMRKGAENPLVSQTKKVSDALQVMTNTRVGAASVVDGRGRLVGVFTDGDLRRRLPSDPSILSRPLTAVMTRSPRTVAPEDLAAAVAGLFRQFGLDNFPVVDRRGRPVGLLDEKDLLEEGLGE, encoded by the coding sequence ATGAACGCGTCCGGCTGGCGCGCCCGCGCCCGGCGCACCCTGGCCATCGAGTCCCGGGCCGTGGCCGCCCAGGCGCGCCATTTGGACGCTTCCTTTTTCAAAGCCGCCCAGCGGCTCAAGGCCACCAAGGGCCGCGTGGTGGTCATGGGCATCGGCAAATCGGGGTTGATCGGGCGGAAGCTCGCCGCGACCCTGGCCTCGACCGGCACCCCCGCCTACTTCGTCCACCCGACGGAAAGCCTGCACGGCGACCTGGGCATGATCCGCCCGGGGGACACCGTCCTGGCCCTTTCCCATTCGGGGGAAACCGAGGAGCTCAACAAAATTTTGGCGTTCCTGCGGGAGCGCGGCGTGTTCCTGATCGGCCTCACCGGCCGGCCCCGCTCCGCCTTGGGGCGCGCGGCGGACTTGATCATCAACACCGCGGTGCCCGAGGAAGCCTGCCCCTTCAACATCACCCCCACCGCCTCCACCACCGCCATGCTCGCCCTGGGCGACGCGCTGGCGCTTCTGGTCATGGAAATGCGCGGCTTCGGCCGGGAGGATTTCGCCCGCCTCCACCCGGCGGGGTCCCTCGGAAAACGTCTCCTGTTGCGCGTCAAGGATTTGATGCGGAAGGGGGCCGAAAACCCGCTGGTGTCCCAAACCAAGAAAGTGTCCGACGCTCTTCAAGTGATGACGAACACCCGCGTGGGCGCGGCGTCGGTGGTGGACGGCCGGGGCCGGCTGGTCGGGGTGTTCACCGACGGCGATCTGCGACGCCGGTTGCCCTCCGACCCTTCGATCTTGTCCCGCCCCCTGACCGCGGTCATGACGCGATCGCCCCGCACCGTGGCCCCGGAGGATCTGGCGGCCGCCGTGGCGGGGCTCTTCCGTCAATTCGGGCTGGACAATTTCCCCGTGGTGGACCGCCGGGGCCGTCCCGTGGGCCTGCTGGACGAAAAGGATTTGTTGGAGGAAGGCCTTGGGGAATAA
- the kdsA gene encoding 3-deoxy-8-phosphooctulonate synthase, with protein MVSTNVVSIGPLRLANDRPLALIAGPCVIESEELTLRVAKSLKETAAKLRIPFIFKCSYDKANRSSIGSYRGVGVREGLEILARVKRELGVPVLTDIHAMEDIAPVAAVVDVLQIPAFLCRQTDLVVGAIKSGRVVNVKKGQFLSPWEAANIVEKARAAGGERLMLTERGATFGYNNLVVDMRSLEVMKGYGVPIVFDATHSVQLPGGQGKASGGQREFIFPLARAAVAVGVAAVFMEVHPEPEKALSDGPNAVRLRHVPELLRRLQALDRLVKRRGFTDNAFL; from the coding sequence ATGGTTTCCACCAACGTCGTTTCCATCGGCCCCCTTCGCCTCGCCAACGATCGCCCGTTGGCGCTGATCGCGGGCCCCTGCGTCATCGAATCCGAAGAGCTGACCCTCCGGGTGGCCAAGAGCCTCAAGGAGACCGCCGCCAAGCTCCGCATCCCCTTTATTTTCAAGTGCTCCTACGACAAGGCCAACCGCTCCTCCATCGGCTCCTACCGGGGCGTGGGCGTGCGCGAAGGCCTGGAAATTTTGGCCCGGGTCAAACGGGAATTGGGCGTCCCGGTCCTGACCGACATTCACGCCATGGAAGACATCGCGCCCGTGGCCGCCGTGGTGGACGTCCTGCAGATCCCCGCCTTCCTCTGCCGGCAGACGGACCTGGTCGTCGGCGCCATCAAGTCCGGCCGGGTCGTGAACGTGAAAAAAGGCCAGTTCCTTTCCCCCTGGGAAGCCGCCAACATCGTCGAAAAGGCCAGGGCCGCGGGCGGCGAACGCCTGATGCTCACCGAGCGGGGCGCGACCTTCGGTTACAACAATTTGGTGGTGGACATGCGCAGCCTGGAAGTCATGAAAGGCTACGGCGTGCCCATCGTTTTCGACGCCACGCACTCCGTGCAGTTGCCGGGCGGGCAGGGCAAGGCGAGCGGCGGGCAACGGGAATTCATCTTCCCCCTGGCCCGGGCCGCGGTGGCCGTGGGCGTGGCCGCCGTGTTCATGGAAGTCCACCCCGAGCCGGAAAAGGCCCTGTCCGACGGACCCAACGCCGTCCGCCTGCGCCACGTGCCGGAGCTGTTGCGGCGCCTTCAAGCCCTGGACCGCCTCGTCAAACGGCGGGGTTTCACCGACAACGCGTTCCTGTGA
- a CDS encoding cold-shock protein, with protein sequence MKGIVKWFNASKGFGFITPEGGQEDVFVHFSAIQGDGYKSLNDGQAVELEVTKGPKGLQAANVRPA encoded by the coding sequence GTGAAAGGCATCGTGAAATGGTTCAACGCCTCCAAGGGGTTCGGTTTCATCACCCCGGAAGGCGGCCAAGAGGACGTGTTCGTCCACTTCTCGGCCATTCAGGGCGACGGTTACAAGTCCTTGAATGACGGGCAGGCGGTGGAATTGGAAGTGACCAAAGGCCCCAAAGGGCTCCAGGCCGCTAACGTTCGACCGGCGTAA